In one Perca fluviatilis chromosome 7, GENO_Pfluv_1.0, whole genome shotgun sequence genomic region, the following are encoded:
- the LOC120562275 gene encoding C-type lectin domain family 10 member A-like isoform X4, producing the protein MNRNPQEEIEEIEEEEDDYVTVPACTVEKVGDRPDQRSLCFSQYFLPIAVCWLILLVIMGLRIYYLTAVNQELETERNDLRGQIQNTSQAQWIIDEYCPKVNNDLTAVNQELETERNDLRGQIQNTSQAQWIIDEYCPKVNNDLTAVNQELETERNDLRGQIQNTSQAQWIIDEYCPKVNNERQCKACQKGWRLIKSSCYLVNDADPPDQKTWQEAQDDCRARSSDLVVVQSLEEQDALSFYSWYTYWIGLRAEGGRWKWIDGSYLTESVSGWLYEPPPPTDGQCAASVGRFKWRSVSSAKKIGWICKKKALSV; encoded by the exons ATGAACAGAAATCCACAGGAGGAAATCG AGGAAATcgaggaagaagaagatgacTATGTTACTGTACCAGCATGCACTGTGGAGAAAGTGGGAGATCGTCCAG ACCAGAGGTCTCTCTGCTTCTCTCAGTATTTTCTACCGATAGCAGTGTGTTGGCTGATACTGTTGGTCATCATGGGCCTCCGTATCTACT ACCTGACTGCAGTAAACCAGGAGCTGGAGACGGAGAGGAACGACTTAAGGGGACAAATACAAAACACCAGTCAAGCTCAGTGGATCATTGATGAATACTGCCCCAAAGTAAATAACG ACCTGACTGCAGTAAACCAGGAGCTGGAGACGGAGAGGAACGACTTAAGGGGACAAATACAAAACACCAGTCAAGCTCAGTGGATCATTGATGAATACTGCCCCAAAGTAAATAACG ACCTGACTGCAGTAAACCAGGAGCTGGAGACGGAGAGGAACGACTTAAGGGGACAAATACAAAACACCAGTCAAGCTCAGTGGATCATTGATGAATACTGCCCCAAAGTAAATAACG AGAGACAGTGTAAAGCTTGTCAGAAGGGCTGGAGACTCATCAAGTCCAGCTGCTATCTGGTTAATGACGCTGATCCTCCTGATCAGAAAACCTGGCAAGAAGCTCAAGACGACTGCAGAGCACGGAGTTCAGATTTGGTTGTTGTACAGAGTTTGGAGGAACAG GATGCACTCAGTTTTTACAGCTGGTACACATACTGGATTGGTCTGAGAGCTGAAGGAGGGAGATGGAAGTGGATCGATGGAAGTTATCTGACTGAAAG TGTCAGCGGCTGGCTATATGAACCACCACCTCCTACTGACGGTCAGTGTGCAGCTTCTGTCGGTAGGTTCAAATGGAGATCAGTGAGCTCTGCTAAGAAAATCGGATGGATCTGCAAAAAGAAGGCTTTATCTGTTTAA